One genomic window of Solanum stenotomum isolate F172 chromosome 9, ASM1918654v1, whole genome shotgun sequence includes the following:
- the LOC125877730 gene encoding uncharacterized protein LOC125877730 has translation MANQGAKKRKEENTRHMKKLFQVIIACNVIYLLMRGGIFYSSFTWKHIVGLLLTSLAYVLPYKQLASMAKPSYGDDGEMFDGGYDMSTGGICGYLHDIIYITCFVQLASIISDKFWYTYLVIPAFAAYKLSGLIKGFLPQGSEDAEEDEKTRKKREKLEKKASRTKFVKTRAR, from the exons ATGGCGAATCAAGGAGCAAAAAAGCGTAAGGAAGAAAATACTCGTCATATGAAGAAACTATTTCAAGTCATCATTGCCTGCAAC GTGATTTATTTATTGATGAGAGGTGGAATTTTCTATTCAAGTTTCACATGGAAGCATATTGTTGGATTATTGTTGACTTCATTGGCATATGTTTTACCGTACAAACAATTAGCTTCAATGGCGAAGCCGAGTTATGGTGATGATGGGGAGATGTTTGATGGTGGATATGATATGAGTACTGGTGGAATTTGTGG ATATTTACATGATATAATCTACATTACATGTTTCGTGCAATTGGCTTCTATCATCTCCGACAAGTTCTGGTACACATATCTAGTG ATACCTGCATTTGCAGCGTACAAGCTCTCTGGACTTATCAAAGGATTTTTACCTCAAGGTTCAGAG GATGCTGAAGAGGATGAGAAGACCcgaaagaaaagagagaagcTGGAGAAGAAAGCTTCAAGAACCAAATTCGTCAAAACAAGAGCTCGTTAG
- the LOC125876994 gene encoding cytochrome P450 CYP72A219-like, with protein MVQINIKIAILFVIVIIFLRWIWKFLDWVWIHPKKLEKRLKLEGFKGSSYKFLLGDMKEMNSMVEQAKSKPINFTNDYISRVFPHFTKFMMQYGKNCYIWLGPKPTMLISEPEFIREILSKSYIYQKIQGNPITKLLAQGLASYETEKWAKHRRIINPAFHLDKLKHMLPSFYLSCLDMINKWDNIVSSKGSEIDVWPFLQTLTSDAISRTAFGSNYEEGRQIFELQKEQADLIIQAARWIYIPGWRFVPTKRNKRIKQIANEVRSLVLGIINNRIKEMKEGEATKDDLLGILLESNFKEIQIHHENKNFGMTIDEVIEECKLFYFAGQETTSVLLVWTLILLSKHLDWQERARQEVHQVFGSNKPDYDMLNQLKVVTMIFNEVLRLYPPGAMIGRRVQTETKLGTLSLPAGMLLLLPTIYLQHDNEIWGDDAKEFNPKRFSEGVNKATKGKFAYFPFSWGPRICIGQNFAMLEAKMALAMILQHYAFELSPSYSHAPHTVITLQPQHGAPLILRKL; from the exons atggtacaaataaatatcaaaattgcaattttatttgtgattgtaaTAATTTTCTTGAGATGGATATGGAAATTCTTGGATTGGGTGTGGATTCAtccaaaaaaattggaaaaaagacTCAAATTAGAAGGTTTCAAAGGAAGTTCTTACAAGTTTTTACTTGGAGATATGAAGGAAATGAATTCAATGGTTGAACAAGCAAAATCCAAGCCTATTAATTTCACTAATGACTATATTTCTAGAGTTTTCCCTCACTTCACAAAGTTTATGATGCAATATG GTAAGAATTGTTATATATGGTTGGGTCCAAAACCAACAATGTTGATCTCAGAGCCTGAATTTATAAGGGAAATTTTATCAAAAAGTTATATTTACCAAAAAATTCAAGGCAATCCAATCACTAAGTTACTAGCACAAGGGCTAGCAAGTTATGAAACAGAGAAATGGGCTAAGCATAGAAGAATTATCAACCCTGCATTTCACCTTGACAAGTTGAAG CACATGCTACCATCATTCTACTTGAGTTGTCTTGACATGATCAACAAATGGGACAATATAGTTTCATCAAAGGGATCAGAGATAGATGTGTGGCCATTTTTGCAAACTTTGACAAGTGATGCAATTTCAAGAACAGCATTTGGTAGTAACTATGAAGAAGGAAGGCAAATATTTGAGCTACAAAAAGAACAAGCTGATTTAATCATACAAGCAGCAAGGTGGATTTACATCCCTGGATGGAG GTTTGTGCcaacaaaaaggaacaagaggATAAAGCAAATAGCAAATGAAGTAAGATCATTAGTGTTGGGAATTATCAACAATAGaataaaggaaatgaaagaagGTGAAGCTACAAAAGATGATTTATTAGGTATATTATTGGaatcaaatttcaaagaaatacAAATTCACCATGAAAACAAGAATTTTGGAATGACAATTGATGAAGTGATTGAAGAatgcaaattattttattttgctgGTCAAGAAACTACTTCAGTATTACTTGTTTGGACTTTGATTTTATTGAGTAAACATTTGGATTGGCAAGAAAGAGCTAGACAAGAAGTTCATCAAGTATTTGGAAGTAACAAACCTGACTATGACATGTTGAATCAATTGAAAGTT GTAACAATGATATTCAATGAGGTTCTAAGGTTGTATCCACCAGGAGCTATGATTGGTAGAAGAGTACAAACAGAGACCAAATTAGGGACCTTGTCATTGCCTGCTGGGATGTTACTATTGTTGCCAACAATTTATTTGCAACATGACAATGAAATATGGGGTGATGATGCAAAAGAGTTCAATCCAAAGAGGTTTAGTGAAGGAGTTAATAAAGCAACAAAGGGTAAATTTGCATATTTTCCATTTAGTTGGGGACCAAGAATATGCATTGGACAAAATTTTGCTATGTTGGAGGCAAAAATGGCACTTGCAATGATTCTACAACACTATGCTTTTGAGTTATCTCCATCTTATTCACATGCTCCTCATACAGTTATCACTCTCCAACCTCAACATGGTGCTCCATTGATTTTGCGCAAGTTGTAG
- the LOC125877658 gene encoding putative F-box protein At1g65770, which yields MADWAELPNDLISHIANRVKVIEDFIVFRSVCTSWRIAAIKDDFDVFSPQIPLLMLGAKHEDDFRELYSLSKNKVSRLFLPEARNAECFPTQGWLCTVANTSRDGEMNLLHPFSRTQIQLPSLKILLAFHDFDHRPTVQYVIKAVLSANPSITSDYVLMLWYNAHDGGGGLAFWRPGYLNWTHIKAPRLTSVASMIYHKGKYYYICYGGRFYNLCSNFKPHLLVTLDDLFYQHPVQFYLVEVSGALLLVTRFYNIDEDEVDFARSVETYKFEVCELDVTKGELKEIKNLGDSTIFVGRNEASCIDSFKFTGVKPNHIYFTDDWFDFDREQEGGVGRDMGAYNLEDGKIESIYPELSISLICPPTWISPSFIM from the coding sequence ATGGCAGATTGGGCAGAACTTCCCAATGATCTGATTTCTCACATTGCAAATCGTGTTAAAGTTATTGAAGATTTCATTGTTTTTCGTTCTGTTTGTACCTCTTGGCGAATTGCCGCTATTAAAGACGATTTCGATGTGTTTTCTCCCCAAATTCCATTACTTATGCTTGGTGCAAAACATGAAGATGATTTTCGCGAATTATACtctctttccaaaaataaagttTCACGTTTATTTCTCCCCGAAGCTAGGAATGCAGAGTGTTTTCCCACACAGGGATGGCTATGCACTGTCGCAAATACTAGTCGTGACGGAGAGATGAATTTGTTGCATCCTTTTTCCCGTACCCAAATTCAACTTCCCTCACTCAAAATCTTACTCGCTTTTCATGATTTTGACCATAGACCCACAGTGCAATACGTCATAAAAGCTGTTTTATCTGCTAATCCTTCTATTACATCAGATTATGTCCTTATGTTATGGTACAATGCTCatgatggtggtggtggttTGGCTTTTTGGCGTCCTGGATACCTCAATTGGACTCATATTAAAGCCCCGAGGTTAACTAGTGTGGCATCTATGATTTACCATAAGGgcaaatattattatatatgttatGGTGGCCGATTCTATAATTTATGTTCTAACTTTAAGCCACATTTACTTGTTACAttagatgatttattttatcaacATCCAGTTCAATTCTATCTGGTTGAAGTATCTGGTGCATTATTACTTGTAACTCGATTTTATAATATTGATGAAGATGAAGTTGATTTTGCCAGATCGGTTGAGACATATAAATTTGAAGTTTGTGAACTAGATGTCACCAAAGGCGAATTGAAGGAGATTAAAAACTTGGGGGATTCAACAATCTTTGTGGGGCGTAACGAAGCAAGTTGTATTGACTCTTTTAAATTTACAGGAGTAAAGccaaatcatatatattttaccgatgattggtttgattttgatagaGAGCAGGAAGGGGGAGTTGGAAGAGACATGGGGGCTTACAATTTGGAAGACGGTAAAATTGAATCAATATATCCTGAATTGTCAATAAGTCTTATTTGCCCCCCAACTTGGATATCACCATCATTCATAATGTGA
- the LOC125876995 gene encoding eukaryotic peptide chain release factor subunit 1-3-like encodes MADSHDNDKNIEIWKIKKLIKALEAARGNGTSMISLIMPPRDQVSRVTKMLGDEFGTASNIKSRVNRQSVLGAITSAQQRLKLYNKVPPNGLVLYTGTIITEDGKEKKVTIDFEPFRPINASLYLCDNKFHTEALNELLESDDKFGFIVMDGNGTLFGTLSGNTREVLHKFSVDLPKKHGRGGQSALRFARLRMEKRHNYVRKTAELATQFYINPATSQPNVSGLILAGSADFKTELSQSDMFDPRLQAKILNVVDVSYGGENGFNQAIELSAEVLANVKFIQEKKLIGKYFEEISQDTGKYVFGIDDTLKVLEMGAIETLIVWENLDINRYVLKNNTSGETIIKHLNKEQDTVQSNFRDPDTNAELEVQDKLSLLEWFANEYRRFGCSLEFVTNKSQEGSQFCRGFGGIGGILRYQLDVRAFDELSDDGEVYEDSE; translated from the coding sequence ATGGCTGACAGTCATGATAATGATAAGAATATCGAGATATGGAAGATCAAGAAACTTATAAAGGCACTTGAAGCTGCTCGAGGCAATGGTACCAGCATGATTTCtctaatcatgcctccacgggATCAAGTATCTAGGGTCACTAAGATGCTTGGAGATGAGTTCGGAACTGCATCAAACATCAAAAGTAGAGTGAATCGTCAATCTGTGCTGGGTGCAATCACATCTGCTCAGCAGAGACTTAAACTCTATAACAAGGTTCCCCCAAATGGGCTTGTGCTTTATACCGGAACAATCATAACTGAAGATGGGAAAGAGAAGAAGGTTACAATTGATTTTGAGCCCTTCAGGCCCATTAATGCATCTCTATATCTTTGTGATAACAAGTTCCACACAGAAGCCTTGAATGAGCTTTTGGAATCCGATGACAAGTTCGGGTTTATTGTGATGGATGGGAACGGGACACTTTTTGGGACATTGAGTGGCAATACCAGGGAGGTCCTTCACAAGTTTAGTGTTGATCTGCCCAAAAAACATGGAAGAGGAGGTCAGTCTGCTCTGCGTTTTGCTCGTCTTCGAATGGAAAAACGTCACAACTATGTGAGGAAAACAGCCGAGCTTGCAACCCAGTTCTATATTAATCCTGCCACCAGCCAGCCCAACGTTTCAGGTCTGATACTAGCTGGATCAGCTGACTTTAAGACGGAGCTTAGCCAGTCTGATATGTTTGATCCTCGTCTTCAGGCAAAGATTTTAAATGTGGTTGATGTTTCTTATGGAGGGGAAAATGGTTTCAACCAAGCAATTGAGCTGTCTGCTGAGGTCTTGGCCAATGTGAAATTTATACAAGAGAAGAAGTTGATAGGCAAATATTTTGAGGAGATCAGTCAGGACACCGGGAAATATGTTTTTGGGATTGATGATACCTTGAAAGTTCTGGAAATGGGTGCTATTGAGACCCTTATTGTGTGGGAAAATCTGGACATTAATAGGTATGTGCTAAAAAATAACACTTCCGGAGAAACAATCATCAAACACTTGAACAAGGAGCAAGACACTGTCCAAAGTAACTTCCGTGATCCTGATACAAATGCTGAATTAGAAGTTCAGGATAAATTGTCACTACTTGAGTGGTTTGCGAATGAGTACAGGAGATTTGGTTGTAGTTTGGAGTTTGTTACCAACAAATCACAGGAAGGATCTCAGTTTTGCCGTGGTTTTGGTGGCATTGGAGGAATTCTCCGCTACCAGCTTGATGTTAGAGCTTTTGATGAACTTTCTGATGATGGTGAAGTTTACGAAGATTCTGAATAG
- the LOC125876996 gene encoding autophagy-related protein 18b yields the protein MANQPSSYPILCASFNQDNSCFAIGTREGFKIFDCNTGRLLYERVAGAFIIVEMLFSSSLLAIVGAGEQPSLSPRRLCLFNTVTGVALEELNFLTSILAVRMNKKRLIVILQEKTFIYDINSLKILDTIDTVLNPKGLCAFSPSLDGSFLALPASTTKGSLLVYNVSDLRLHCEIDAHRSPLAVLSLSSGGTHIATASEQGTMIRIHLVSDATKLYSFRRGSYSSNIFSLSFAPAAELPDILLATSSSGSVHVFSLGSPSNQRSSGLLGSIKVPHTINDALDPAQHCILHHAVPAGVRSNTLIRKIEKFDETATPEHVVLRATIPMITYGGYFLEYVYNVNHQNKSSWTLEREFNLLTAETSSLP from the exons atgGCAAATCAACCCTCTTCTTACCCAATTCTTTGTGCTTCCTTCAATCAAGACAACAG TTGCTTTGCTATTGGAACAAGGGAAGGGTTCAAAATTTTTGATTGTAATACTGGAAGGCTCCTTTATGAAAGAG ttGCTGGAGCATTTATTATAGTAGAAATGTTGTTTAGCTCAAGCCTTCTCGCAATTGTTGGAGCTGGTGAACAG CCGTCTTTGTCACCTCGAAGACTGTGTTTGTTTAATACTGTGACTGGAGTAGCTCTTGAGGAACTTAACTTCTTAACTTCAATCCTTGCTGTTCGCATGAATAAGAAAAG ATTGATTGTCATATTGCAGGAGAAGacatttatttatgatataaataGTCTTAAGATACTGGACACAATTGATACGGTGCTGAATCCAAAAG gACTTTGTGCATTTTCACCCAGCTTGGATGGTTCATTTTTGGCCCTTCCAGCAAGTACAACCAAAGGATCATTGTTAGTCTATAATGTTTCTGACCTCCGTTTGCACTGTGAG ATAGATGCTCATCGCTCACCATTGGCTGTCTTGAGTCTTTCATCAGGTGGAACTCACATTGCAACAGCATCTGAACAAGGGACCATGATCAGAATTCATCTTGTTTCAGATGCAACTAAG TTGTATAGCTTCAGGAGAGGATCATACTCTTCAAATATCTTTTCTTTGTCATTCGCGCCAGCGGCAGAACTTCCAGATATTCTTCTTGCGACTAGTTCTTCTGGTTCTGTTCATGTTTTCTCTTTGGGTTCACCCTCAAATCAAAG GTCTTCTGGTCTTCTAGGATCAATAAAAGTACCTCATACTATTAACGATGCCCTGGATCCTGCTCAGCATTGCATACTGCATCATGCTGTCCCGGCTGGCGTGAGAAG TAATACGTTGATCCgcaaaatagagaaatttgacGAGACAGCAACACCTGAACATGTGGTACTACG AGCTACTATACCTATGATCACCTATGGCGGATACTTCCTGGAGTACGTCTACAACGTCAACCATCAGAACAAGTCTTCGTGGACCTTAGAACGAGAATTCAATCTTTTAACAGCAGAAACATCCTCATTACCATGA
- the LOC125876516 gene encoding uncharacterized protein LOC125876516 isoform X1, whose protein sequence is MRKVLQSVRQIKSALQYRKDNVINSLVRRQYFSTDISHGCLCKLSYNGGITRVSQPYYMLSRAMFADVATVSNGVETRGGPLVEYERRIAEGELLDGDACQVGTLQELQRLYDQLIEKAEVCRLDKYASSDKASRSRWLWSRLLPQSSYAPVKGLYLYGGVGTGKTMLMDLFFDQLPGSWRKKRIHFHDFMLNVHSRLQKHKGVADPLEVVAGEISDEAILLCLDEFMVTDVADALILNRLFKQLFINGAILVATSNRAPDNLYERGLQRDLFLPFIATLKERCVVREIGSAVDYRKLTSAEQGFYFIGKDISSVIKKQFQMLVGDAQPVPQEVEVVMGRKLQVPLGANGCALFSFEELCDRPLGAADYFGLFKNFHTLALDGVPIFGLHNKTAAYRFVTLVDVMYENRARLLCTAEGSPVELFEKIVTISDAQQMAPRTSSRSRKNDDSDLCVDNELGFAKDRTISRLTEMNSREYLEQHAEMLAKKQQLPSENHAEKAIEV, encoded by the exons ATGAGGAAAGTTCTGCAGTCTGTGAGGCAAATCAAATCCGCTCTGCAGTATAGGAAGGATAATGTGATTAATAGTCTTGTAAGAAGACAATATTTTTCGACTGATATAAGTCATGGCTGTTTATGCAAACTGTCTTATAATGGTGGTATTACTAGAGTTAGCCAACCATATTACATGTTGTCCAGAGCCATGTTTGCCGATGTAGCTACAGTTAGTAACGGAG TGGAGACCAGAGGCGGGCCTCTAGTGGAATATGAACGAAGAATTGCTGAGGGTGAGCTCTTGGATGGAGATGCATGCCAG GTAGGCACATTGCAAGAGCTCCAAAGACTTTATGATCAGCTCATTGAAAAAGCGGAAGTCTGCCGGTTAGACAAATATGCCTCTTCTGATAAAGCCAGCAG GAGTAGATGGTTATGGTCTCGTCTCTTACCACAGTCGTCATATGCCCCTGTCAAAGGATTATATCTTTACGGGGGAGTTGGGACAGGCAAAACTATGTTAATGGACCTGTTTTTCGACCAGTT GCCTGGCAGTTGGAGGAAAAAGAGAATCCATTTCCACGACTTCATGCTGAATGTTCACAGCCGATTACAG AAGCACAAGGGTGTGGCAGATCCTCTAGAAGTTGTGGCAGGAGAAATATCTGACGAGGCCATTTTGTTGTGTCTTGATGAATTTATG GTGACTGATGTGGCTGATGCACTGATACTGAATCGCTTATTTAAGCAGTTATTTATAAACGGCGCA ATTCTTGTTGCTACGTCAAACCGTGCTCCCGATAACCTTTATGAACGTGGACTACAGAGGGATCTTTTCCTTCCTTTTATAGCTACTTTGAAG GAAAGATGTGTAGTACGTGAAATTGGCTCAGCGGTGGACTACAGGAAGTTGACTTCG GCCGAACAAGGCTTCTACTTTATTGGAAAAGATATATCAAGCGTCATTAAAAAGCAATTCCAAATGCTAGTAGGGGATGCTCAACCAGTTCCGCAAGAGGTGGAAGTTGTCATGGGAAGGAAATTGCAG GTTCCACTGGGTGCTAATGGATGTGCATTATTTTCATTTGAGGAACTCTGCGACAGGCCTCTTGGTGCAGCAGACTATTTTGGACTATTTA AAAACTTCCATACGCTGGCTCTGGATGGCGTACCGATTTTCGGGCTTCATAATAAAACTGCAGCATACCGTTTTGTGACGTTGGTTGAT GTAATGTATGAAAATCGAGCTAGACTTTTATGCACGGCTGAGGGATCTCCTGTCGAACTTTTTGAAAAGATCGTGACAATATCCGACGCTCAACAAATGGCACCTAGAACATCTTCAAGGTCACGGAAGAACGATGATTCTGACCTTTGTGTGGACAACGAGTTGGGTTTTGCAAAAGATCGCACCATTAGTAG GTTGACAGAGATGAACAGCAGAGAGTACTTAGAACAACATGCTGAAATGTTAGCCAAGAAGCAGCAACTTCCGTCGGAAAATCACGCCGAGAAGGCCATAGAGGTGTAA
- the LOC125876516 gene encoding uncharacterized protein LOC125876516 isoform X2: MPGTLQELQRLYDQLIEKAEVCRLDKYASSDKASRSRWLWSRLLPQSSYAPVKGLYLYGGVGTGKTMLMDLFFDQLPGSWRKKRIHFHDFMLNVHSRLQKHKGVADPLEVVAGEISDEAILLCLDEFMVTDVADALILNRLFKQLFINGAILVATSNRAPDNLYERGLQRDLFLPFIATLKERCVVREIGSAVDYRKLTSAEQGFYFIGKDISSVIKKQFQMLVGDAQPVPQEVEVVMGRKLQVPLGANGCALFSFEELCDRPLGAADYFGLFKNFHTLALDGVPIFGLHNKTAAYRFVTLVDVMYENRARLLCTAEGSPVELFEKIVTISDAQQMAPRTSSRSRKNDDSDLCVDNELGFAKDRTISRLTEMNSREYLEQHAEMLAKKQQLPSENHAEKAIEV; encoded by the exons ATGCCAG GCACATTGCAAGAGCTCCAAAGACTTTATGATCAGCTCATTGAAAAAGCGGAAGTCTGCCGGTTAGACAAATATGCCTCTTCTGATAAAGCCAGCAG GAGTAGATGGTTATGGTCTCGTCTCTTACCACAGTCGTCATATGCCCCTGTCAAAGGATTATATCTTTACGGGGGAGTTGGGACAGGCAAAACTATGTTAATGGACCTGTTTTTCGACCAGTT GCCTGGCAGTTGGAGGAAAAAGAGAATCCATTTCCACGACTTCATGCTGAATGTTCACAGCCGATTACAG AAGCACAAGGGTGTGGCAGATCCTCTAGAAGTTGTGGCAGGAGAAATATCTGACGAGGCCATTTTGTTGTGTCTTGATGAATTTATG GTGACTGATGTGGCTGATGCACTGATACTGAATCGCTTATTTAAGCAGTTATTTATAAACGGCGCA ATTCTTGTTGCTACGTCAAACCGTGCTCCCGATAACCTTTATGAACGTGGACTACAGAGGGATCTTTTCCTTCCTTTTATAGCTACTTTGAAG GAAAGATGTGTAGTACGTGAAATTGGCTCAGCGGTGGACTACAGGAAGTTGACTTCG GCCGAACAAGGCTTCTACTTTATTGGAAAAGATATATCAAGCGTCATTAAAAAGCAATTCCAAATGCTAGTAGGGGATGCTCAACCAGTTCCGCAAGAGGTGGAAGTTGTCATGGGAAGGAAATTGCAG GTTCCACTGGGTGCTAATGGATGTGCATTATTTTCATTTGAGGAACTCTGCGACAGGCCTCTTGGTGCAGCAGACTATTTTGGACTATTTA AAAACTTCCATACGCTGGCTCTGGATGGCGTACCGATTTTCGGGCTTCATAATAAAACTGCAGCATACCGTTTTGTGACGTTGGTTGAT GTAATGTATGAAAATCGAGCTAGACTTTTATGCACGGCTGAGGGATCTCCTGTCGAACTTTTTGAAAAGATCGTGACAATATCCGACGCTCAACAAATGGCACCTAGAACATCTTCAAGGTCACGGAAGAACGATGATTCTGACCTTTGTGTGGACAACGAGTTGGGTTTTGCAAAAGATCGCACCATTAGTAG GTTGACAGAGATGAACAGCAGAGAGTACTTAGAACAACATGCTGAAATGTTAGCCAAGAAGCAGCAACTTCCGTCGGAAAATCACGCCGAGAAGGCCATAGAGGTGTAA